A DNA window from Bacillota bacterium contains the following coding sequences:
- the asnB gene encoding asparagine synthase (glutamine-hydrolyzing) produces MCGIAGFWGAPDRPRLEAMTDVLRHRGPDDHGFFESPAGSLGFRRLSIIDLAGGHQPMGNEDGRVQLAYNGEIYNFRELRAELSAAGHTFRTASDSEVIVHAYEEWGEDCFPRFNGMWAVALLDLRGPAPRMVLARDHFGIKPLYWTRAAGRLLFASEIKSLLQSPEVERRPDEQHVYEYLLYGYHEHDEGTFFAGIQRVPAACRVVVDAGGMRVERYWEPRLGEDADPDPRRFLELFERSVERRLVADVPVGTCLSGGLDSSSVVCVEDRLLRRGAPDAASLGDRLKTFSALFDGDPIDERAYVQTVLEHVPAEGYEVRPRSDRFVEELGELVWHQEEPTVSTGPYAQWCVMRLAAEHVRVTLDGQGGDELLAGYVPYHFVYLRQLLRQRRWGRLLREAWASRDLLAPLVRRRLAQRRRSVPVRRLLRPDFLARVRPPRIRPAQDDLKRRLLEDLTLFSLPSLLRYEDRNSMAHSVESRLPFLDQELVEYILRLPPEAIIDGGWSRAIFRRAMKGILPERIRLRRWKVGFTTPEMRWLKARRASIQSLLRSPSFAARPWWDGPAVADAFAAACEGRLEDSFFFWRAINLELWMRSFIDPAEPPAGPADPFALGDRVAARSLEPAAAKQAEALIDGHPAHAGRQLLAHSPVDGGIWARLPLTTRLVRSGDRLEEVLAEALEEAGAVPAGGDILALSEKVVAISQGRSFPVEEVKTSWLAVQLSRFVRRTASGIGLGIPATMELALRTAGAPRILLAAAAGAVGRLLGVRGLFYRVAGHRVSAIDGPTAGTIPPYNGHAKLPPAEPGRVAQRLADWLGARYGARVGVAVVDANDIGVEVLGTSAGTDPALVASLFRDNPLGQGSEQTPLAWLRRLDRAPAASPASPAAAAGGGSPG; encoded by the coding sequence ATGTGCGGGATCGCGGGTTTCTGGGGCGCACCGGATCGGCCACGGCTCGAGGCGATGACGGACGTGCTCCGCCATCGCGGTCCCGACGACCACGGCTTCTTCGAGTCGCCCGCCGGCAGCCTGGGCTTCCGGCGGCTCTCCATCATCGACCTGGCCGGCGGTCACCAGCCCATGGGGAACGAGGACGGTCGGGTCCAGCTGGCCTACAACGGCGAGATCTACAACTTCCGCGAGCTCAGGGCGGAGCTCTCGGCCGCCGGGCACACCTTCCGCACCGCCTCCGACTCGGAGGTGATCGTTCACGCCTATGAGGAGTGGGGGGAGGACTGCTTCCCCCGCTTCAACGGGATGTGGGCGGTCGCCCTCCTCGACCTGCGCGGCCCGGCGCCGCGAATGGTGCTGGCGCGCGACCACTTCGGCATCAAGCCGCTCTACTGGACGCGGGCCGCCGGCCGGCTCCTCTTCGCCTCCGAGATCAAGTCGCTTCTTCAGAGCCCCGAGGTGGAGCGGCGGCCGGACGAGCAGCACGTCTACGAGTACCTCCTGTACGGCTACCACGAGCACGACGAGGGGACGTTCTTCGCCGGCATCCAGCGCGTGCCGGCGGCCTGCCGCGTCGTCGTCGACGCTGGCGGCATGCGGGTGGAGCGGTACTGGGAGCCGCGCCTGGGCGAGGATGCCGATCCCGATCCGCGCCGCTTCCTGGAGCTCTTCGAGCGCTCGGTGGAGCGCCGGCTGGTGGCCGACGTCCCGGTGGGCACCTGCCTCTCCGGCGGTCTCGACTCCAGCTCGGTGGTCTGCGTCGAAGACCGCCTGCTCCGGCGGGGCGCCCCGGACGCCGCCTCGCTGGGCGACCGCCTCAAGACCTTCTCCGCGCTGTTCGACGGCGACCCCATCGACGAACGGGCGTATGTCCAGACGGTCCTGGAGCACGTGCCGGCCGAGGGGTACGAGGTCCGTCCGCGCTCGGACCGCTTCGTCGAGGAGCTGGGCGAGCTGGTCTGGCACCAGGAGGAGCCGACGGTCAGCACCGGCCCCTACGCCCAGTGGTGTGTGATGCGGCTGGCGGCCGAGCACGTGCGCGTCACCCTGGACGGCCAGGGCGGGGACGAGCTCCTGGCCGGCTACGTCCCCTACCATTTCGTCTACCTGCGGCAGCTCTTGCGCCAGCGTCGCTGGGGAAGGCTGCTGCGGGAGGCGTGGGCGTCGCGGGACCTGCTGGCGCCGCTGGTCCGGCGGCGGCTGGCGCAGCGCCGCCGGAGCGTGCCGGTCCGGCGCCTCCTCCGGCCGGACTTCCTGGCGCGGGTGCGGCCGCCGCGCATCCGGCCGGCGCAGGACGACCTGAAGCGGCGGCTGCTGGAGGACCTGACGCTCTTCAGCCTCCCCTCGCTGCTGCGCTACGAGGACCGGAACTCCATGGCCCACTCCGTCGAGTCCCGGCTGCCCTTCCTCGACCAGGAGCTGGTGGAGTACATCCTGCGCCTGCCGCCCGAGGCGATCATCGACGGCGGCTGGAGCCGCGCCATCTTCCGGCGCGCGATGAAGGGCATCCTGCCCGAGCGGATCCGGCTGCGGCGCTGGAAGGTGGGCTTCACCACACCCGAGATGCGCTGGCTGAAGGCGCGCCGGGCCTCCATCCAGAGCCTCCTGCGCTCGCCGAGCTTCGCCGCGCGGCCGTGGTGGGACGGGCCGGCGGTGGCCGACGCCTTCGCCGCCGCCTGCGAGGGGAGGCTGGAGGACTCGTTCTTCTTCTGGCGGGCGATCAACCTGGAGCTCTGGATGCGGAGCTTCATCGATCCCGCCGAGCCGCCCGCCGGACCGGCCGACCCCTTCGCCCTCGGCGACCGGGTGGCCGCCCGGAGCCTGGAGCCGGCTGCGGCCAAGCAGGCCGAGGCGCTGATCGACGGCCATCCCGCCCACGCCGGCCGGCAGCTGCTGGCCCACTCGCCGGTGGACGGCGGGATCTGGGCGCGCCTCCCCCTGACCACCCGCCTGGTCCGTTCCGGGGACCGGCTGGAAGAGGTGCTGGCGGAGGCTCTGGAGGAGGCGGGCGCCGTGCCGGCGGGGGGCGACATCCTCGCCCTGAGCGAGAAAGTGGTCGCCATCAGCCAGGGGCGCTCCTTTCCGGTGGAAGAGGTGAAGACCTCCTGGCTGGCCGTCCAGCTCTCGCGCTTCGTGCGCCGGACCGCCTCCGGCATCGGCCTCGGAATCCCCGCCACCATGGAGCTGGCGCTCCGGACCGCGGGCGCGCCCCGCATCCTCCTGGCGGCTGCGGCGGGCGCCGTGGGCCGCCTCCTCGGCGTGCGCGGTCTCTTCTACCGGGTGGCGGGGCACCGCGTCTCCGCCATCGACGGGCCCACCGCCGGGACCATCCCGCCGTACAACGGCCACGCCAAGCTGCCCCCGGCGGAGCCGGGGCGCGTGGCCCAGCGCCTGGCCGACTGGCTGGGGGCGCGGTACGGCGCGCGGGTCGGCGTTGCCGTCGTCGACGCCAACGACATCGGTGTGGAGGTCCTGGGCACCAGCGCCGGCACCGACCCGGCGCTCGTCGCCTCGCTCTTCCGGGACAACCCCCTCGGCCAGGGGAGCGAGCAGACGCCGCTCGCCTGGCTCCGCCGGCTGGACCGGGCCCCCGCCGCCTCGCCGGCCTCCCCGGCCGCGGCGGCGGGCGGCGGGTCTCCGGGCTGA
- a CDS encoding FAD/NAD(P)-binding oxidoreductase: protein MRGRVLFLGAGVGGVMAANRLARLLQQELHDGEVEIVMLSETDTHFYQPSLLYTAFGEARPENYQRPLRRVVVPGIQVVTDPAVRILPDERVVLGRSGKRWEYDFLVVATGSHPDLDSIPGLREGAHTFYLPAEAQRLRQALDDFDGGRVVLNVNVPHKCPVAPLEFVFMLDDRLRKAGKRERAEIVYTYPIGRLHSLEPVANWAAGAFEERRIRGETLFNAEEVDPVHRRVRSMEGEEVEYDLLVVVPPHRGAQVVRDSGLGDKDGWLPTDRQTLKMKGQDRIYVLGDATDLPISKAGSTAHYESEVVARNLAHELRGEAPSSLYDGKVFCFVETGKEDATYVSFNYRNPPQPVRPTATVHWFKLAFNEMYWLSLRGWV, encoded by the coding sequence ATGAGAGGACGCGTGCTGTTCCTGGGGGCGGGCGTCGGCGGGGTGATGGCGGCAAACCGCTTGGCCCGACTGCTGCAGCAGGAGCTTCATGACGGCGAGGTCGAGATCGTGATGCTGAGCGAGACCGACACCCATTTCTACCAGCCCAGTCTTCTCTACACGGCCTTCGGCGAGGCCAGACCCGAGAACTATCAGCGCCCGCTGCGGCGGGTTGTGGTTCCCGGGATCCAGGTGGTAACCGACCCCGCCGTGCGCATCCTGCCCGACGAGCGCGTGGTCCTGGGCCGGAGCGGCAAGCGCTGGGAGTACGACTTCCTGGTCGTCGCCACCGGCTCGCACCCCGATCTGGACTCCATCCCGGGGCTGCGCGAGGGCGCCCACACCTTCTACCTGCCGGCGGAAGCCCAGCGTCTTCGCCAGGCGCTGGACGATTTCGACGGCGGCCGCGTGGTGCTCAACGTCAACGTCCCGCACAAGTGCCCGGTGGCGCCGCTGGAGTTCGTCTTCATGCTGGACGACCGGCTCCGCAAGGCGGGCAAGCGGGAACGGGCGGAGATCGTCTACACCTACCCCATCGGCCGGCTCCACTCGCTGGAGCCTGTGGCCAACTGGGCCGCCGGCGCCTTCGAAGAGCGGAGGATCCGGGGGGAGACGCTCTTCAACGCCGAGGAAGTCGACCCGGTCCACCGGCGCGTCCGCTCCATGGAGGGCGAGGAGGTCGAGTACGACCTCCTGGTGGTGGTCCCTCCCCACCGGGGCGCCCAGGTGGTCCGCGACTCCGGCCTGGGCGACAAGGACGGCTGGCTCCCCACGGACCGGCAGACGCTGAAGATGAAAGGGCAGGACCGGATCTACGTCCTGGGCGACGCCACCGACCTGCCCATCTCCAAGGCCGGTTCGACCGCGCACTACGAATCCGAGGTGGTGGCGCGGAACCTCGCTCATGAGCTGCGCGGCGAGGCGCCCAGCTCCCTCTACGACGGCAAGGTCTTCTGCTTCGTCGAGACCGGCAAGGAAGACGCCACCTACGTCAGCTTCAACTACCGGAACCCGCCCCAGCCGGTTCGCCCGACCGCCACGGTCCACTGGTTCAAGCTGGCCTTCAACGAGATGTACTGGCTCTCGCTCCGCGGCTGGGTCTGA
- a CDS encoding carbohydrate ABC transporter permease: MGDREDRRRAGGARWRWRDVARDVVAWLVGLIWIVPFLGILMSALRPQEELLDGWWSLHPLTLSFRNFAAAWNHPSVPLSSGIRNSLTVAIPATVLPVLLGAMAGYGLLRSRSRARSPLFVVVVFLLAVPQQMVAIPLFKLLVQLHLINSFAGLVAVHTAWGLPWIVMFLHNYFATLPAELEEAAQLDGASRMTIFWRLVLPLALPGLAAAAALQFTWVWNDFFFALITIYDPSELLATQRIPLMRGQYLVDWGVLSAASVLVMAVPVLVYTLLQRNYVRGMVGWTLR, translated from the coding sequence GTGGGGGATCGGGAGGACCGCCGCCGGGCGGGGGGCGCCCGGTGGCGGTGGCGCGACGTGGCGCGGGACGTGGTCGCCTGGCTCGTCGGGCTGATCTGGATCGTGCCCTTCCTCGGCATCCTGATGAGCGCCCTCCGCCCCCAGGAAGAGCTCCTCGACGGGTGGTGGAGCCTCCACCCGCTGACGCTCTCCTTCCGGAACTTCGCCGCCGCCTGGAACCACCCGTCGGTGCCGCTGAGCTCCGGCATCCGGAACTCGCTCACCGTCGCCATCCCGGCCACCGTCCTGCCCGTCCTGCTGGGCGCCATGGCGGGCTACGGGCTCCTCCGCTCCCGCTCTCGGGCGCGCTCGCCGCTCTTCGTGGTGGTGGTCTTCCTGCTGGCCGTCCCGCAGCAGATGGTGGCCATCCCGCTCTTCAAGCTCCTGGTCCAGCTCCACCTGATCAACAGCTTCGCGGGGCTGGTGGCCGTCCACACCGCCTGGGGCCTTCCCTGGATCGTCATGTTCCTGCACAACTACTTCGCCACGCTGCCCGCCGAGCTCGAGGAGGCGGCCCAGCTGGACGGCGCCTCGCGGATGACCATCTTCTGGCGCCTCGTCCTGCCGCTGGCGCTGCCGGGACTGGCCGCGGCGGCGGCGCTCCAGTTCACCTGGGTCTGGAACGACTTCTTCTTCGCGCTGATCACCATCTACGACCCGTCGGAGCTGCTGGCGACGCAGCGGATCCCGCTCATGCGCGGCCAGTATCTGGTGGACTGGGGGGTGCTGAGCGCCGCCTCCGTCCTGGTGATGGCGGTGCCGGTGCTGGTCTACACCCTTCTGCAGCGGAACTACGTGCGCGGCATGGTCGGCTGGACGCTCCGCTAG